Proteins co-encoded in one Vibrio aquimaris genomic window:
- a CDS encoding glycoside hydrolase family 36 protein yields the protein MSFSVTLENGHNLRVRDINLHAQVDTNEVTFVYQGLSNDPCSSSYVLAITEFVFDHNAVLLGDGFQMSSQTTGTMDNTEDVGTHSDQSNPYQLYSASSPKRYYNYLLIEEATCYTLFGFTSCYRFAGYFELAEVEQHQWIKICIDAEETCPQDWSSNQLESIAILEGDSLAELFAEYTHLVSCHHSEKKGVKKDAPLVWCYPPDVSESFVKDNLSQIEDGFESLDYVMIDEGYQACIGDWLIPSDQFPSGIKSLSKEIKRCGKKPALWLAPFVVHEESEVFRHHSDDWLVTHSDGSLLRVEDIAYEGGRSKSGYILDTTNPDVQEHLTHILATMRKEWGIKLFKLDALFWGSVRGCRHQDGITGVEAYRLGMEAINDGVGNALILGCNAPLWPSLGMVDAMRVSSSLDSDNKCFIEDAREAFFRSWQHRRLWQIAPGCATLIPLQNTPLEQTHVEFHRNALLACGGVLMSGDPLTQLDHFAKSTLSRLFVRHKHNQNSARFSSLSLDHAYLRMNDRNDLHCLFNFHACKQTMCLTSTMPVDWHDYWSGKKLNVQRTDVFEVEVKALSSKAILTKR from the coding sequence ATGTCGTTTTCAGTGACGCTGGAGAACGGCCATAACCTGCGAGTAAGAGACATTAACTTGCATGCACAAGTAGATACAAACGAGGTAACGTTCGTTTACCAAGGGCTGAGCAATGATCCCTGCAGTAGCAGCTACGTTTTGGCGATCACTGAATTTGTGTTTGATCACAATGCCGTCTTGCTTGGTGATGGATTTCAAATGTCTAGCCAAACAACTGGAACCATGGATAATACTGAAGATGTAGGGACACATTCAGATCAATCTAATCCTTATCAACTCTATTCTGCTTCGTCACCCAAACGTTATTACAATTATTTACTGATAGAAGAGGCGACTTGTTATACCTTGTTTGGCTTCACTTCTTGTTATCGCTTTGCTGGCTATTTTGAGTTAGCCGAAGTAGAGCAGCATCAATGGATCAAAATTTGTATTGACGCTGAAGAAACGTGTCCGCAAGATTGGTCATCCAATCAATTAGAATCTATCGCGATTTTAGAAGGAGATTCCTTAGCTGAGCTCTTTGCGGAGTACACACATCTTGTTTCTTGCCACCATAGCGAGAAAAAAGGGGTGAAAAAAGACGCCCCTTTAGTGTGGTGCTATCCACCTGATGTCTCAGAGAGCTTTGTAAAGGATAACCTTAGTCAAATTGAAGATGGTTTTGAAAGTCTCGACTATGTGATGATCGATGAGGGTTATCAAGCTTGTATAGGAGACTGGCTGATTCCATCCGATCAATTTCCTTCTGGAATAAAATCATTGTCCAAGGAAATTAAGCGCTGTGGGAAAAAGCCTGCACTCTGGCTTGCGCCGTTTGTTGTTCACGAAGAGTCAGAGGTTTTTCGTCATCATAGTGATGACTGGTTGGTCACTCACTCGGACGGCTCTTTACTCCGAGTCGAGGATATCGCTTATGAAGGAGGGCGATCTAAATCTGGGTACATACTAGATACGACTAACCCGGATGTTCAAGAGCATCTCACTCACATATTGGCCACTATGCGAAAAGAGTGGGGTATTAAGCTGTTTAAGTTGGATGCCTTATTTTGGGGCTCGGTAAGAGGTTGTCGTCATCAGGATGGGATCACAGGAGTGGAAGCTTATCGATTAGGAATGGAAGCTATTAATGATGGAGTTGGCAACGCTCTGATTTTGGGCTGTAATGCGCCTCTGTGGCCATCGCTGGGAATGGTTGATGCGATGCGAGTCTCTAGCTCCCTAGACTCCGATAATAAGTGTTTTATCGAGGATGCTCGTGAGGCTTTTTTTCGCAGTTGGCAACATAGAAGGCTTTGGCAGATAGCACCAGGTTGCGCCACTTTAATTCCTTTGCAAAATACCCCATTGGAGCAGACACATGTTGAATTTCATCGCAATGCACTGCTCGCGTGTGGAGGCGTGTTAATGTCGGGCGATCCATTGACCCAGCTGGATCATTTTGCAAAAAGTACATTGTCTCGTCTTTTTGTGCGTCATAAACATAACCAAAATTCCGCTCGATTTTCTTCGTTGTCTCTCGATCATGCCTATTTAAGGATGAATGATAGAAATGATTTACATTGTCTATTTAACTTCCACGCCTGTAAGCAGACAATGTGTTTGACGTCGACTATGCCGGTAGATTGGCATGATTACTGGAGCGGCAAGAAGCTTAATGTACAACGCACTGATGTGTTTGAGGTCGAAGTAAAGGCTCTGTCGAGCAAAGCTATTTTAACCAAACGATAA
- the ruvC gene encoding crossover junction endodeoxyribonuclease RuvC: MSIILGIDPGSRITGYGVIRQVGRHLHYLGSGCIRTSEKDLPGRLKQIYAGVTEIITQFQPDVFAIEQVFMARNADSALKLGQARGSAIVAAVNAELPVYEYAARLIKQAVVGTGGADKDQVQHMVQSILKLPAKPQADAADALGAAICHANTNKTLVALAGQAVSARRGRYR, from the coding sequence ATGTCAATCATCTTGGGTATCGATCCAGGCTCTCGGATCACAGGTTATGGGGTGATTCGTCAAGTAGGGCGTCATCTGCATTATCTGGGTAGTGGTTGTATTCGTACTTCAGAAAAAGACTTACCGGGACGCCTTAAACAAATTTATGCCGGTGTGACCGAAATCATTACCCAGTTTCAACCCGATGTTTTTGCCATTGAACAAGTTTTTATGGCAAGAAATGCGGACTCTGCATTGAAACTTGGTCAAGCGCGAGGCAGTGCCATTGTTGCGGCGGTTAATGCCGAATTACCAGTATATGAATATGCCGCTCGCCTAATAAAGCAGGCTGTAGTGGGAACGGGGGGAGCAGATAAAGATCAAGTTCAACACATGGTTCAGTCTATTTTGAAGTTGCCTGCTAAACCGCAAGCAGATGCAGCGGATGCACTCGGCGCAGCAATATGCCATGCCAATACCAATAAAACCTTGGTGGCTCTTGCTGGACAGGCGGTGAGTGCCCGAAGAGGTCGATATCGTTAA
- the ruvA gene encoding Holliday junction branch migration protein RuvA, whose amino-acid sequence MIGRLRGILLEKQPPELLIEVNGIGYEVQMPMSCFYELPNIGEEAVIYTHFVVREDAQLLYGFNTVKERALFREVIKANGVGPKLGLGILSGMTASQFVSSVEREDISTLVKLPGVGKKTAERLVVEMKDRLKGWGAGDLFTPHTDAAPVDAIERSSSNNAEEEAVSALLALGYKPTQASKVISQVKTQDMSSEELIREALKSMV is encoded by the coding sequence GTGATTGGACGTTTGCGTGGAATTTTATTAGAGAAGCAACCCCCAGAGCTATTAATTGAAGTCAATGGCATTGGCTATGAAGTGCAAATGCCGATGAGTTGTTTCTATGAATTGCCAAACATAGGCGAAGAAGCCGTTATCTATACGCATTTTGTTGTGCGAGAAGATGCGCAACTGCTTTATGGCTTCAATACCGTCAAAGAGCGTGCTCTGTTTAGAGAAGTGATCAAAGCAAATGGTGTCGGACCCAAACTTGGGTTGGGAATATTATCTGGTATGACAGCCAGTCAATTTGTATCCAGTGTAGAGCGCGAAGATATCTCGACACTTGTTAAGTTGCCAGGTGTTGGTAAAAAGACTGCTGAACGTTTGGTAGTAGAAATGAAAGATAGGCTCAAGGGATGGGGAGCGGGTGATCTATTTACGCCTCACACTGATGCAGCGCCTGTTGATGCTATAGAGCGTTCGAGTTCGAATAATGCGGAAGAAGAAGCAGTCAGTGCACTACTTGCATTAGGTTATAAACCGACTCAAGCTTCTAAGGTGATCTCTCAAGTGAAAACTCAAGATATGAGTAGTGAAGAGCTTATCCGCGAAGCTCTAAAGTCTATGGTTTAG
- the ruvB gene encoding Holliday junction branch migration DNA helicase RuvB: MIEADRLIAPDSAVYKDEDVIDRAIRPKKLADYQGQDHVRDQMEIFIKAANLRHEALDHLLIFGPPGLGKTTLANIVANEMGVNIRTTSGPVLEKAGDLAALLTNLEENDVLFIDEIHRLSPMVEEVLYPAMEDYQLDIMIGEGPAARSIKIDLPPFTLIGATTRAGSLTSPLRDRFGITQRLEYYKVADLQHIVQRSADCLGLSMEKEGALEVARRARGTPRIANRLLRRVRDYAEVKGNGHICADMADKALNMLDVDVQGFDYMDRKLLLAIMEKFAGGPVGLDNMAAAIGEEKDTIEDVLEPYLIQQGYLQRTPRGRIATDRAYLHFGIEK, encoded by the coding sequence ATGATTGAAGCTGATCGCTTAATTGCCCCTGATAGCGCCGTCTATAAAGATGAAGATGTCATCGATAGGGCTATTCGCCCTAAAAAGTTGGCAGATTACCAAGGGCAAGATCATGTCCGTGATCAAATGGAAATTTTTATCAAAGCGGCCAACCTTAGACACGAAGCTTTGGACCACCTGTTGATTTTCGGGCCTCCTGGGTTAGGAAAAACAACATTAGCAAATATTGTTGCCAATGAAATGGGTGTTAATATTCGCACAACGTCGGGCCCAGTTCTTGAGAAAGCTGGCGATTTGGCCGCATTACTGACCAATTTAGAGGAGAATGACGTTCTCTTTATTGATGAGATTCATCGACTTAGTCCCATGGTTGAGGAAGTCTTGTATCCAGCTATGGAAGACTATCAACTTGATATCATGATTGGAGAAGGCCCCGCTGCTCGGTCGATCAAAATTGATTTGCCGCCTTTCACTTTAATCGGCGCGACAACACGAGCGGGATCCTTGACCTCGCCCTTACGAGACCGCTTTGGTATCACTCAGCGATTAGAGTATTACAAGGTTGCTGATCTGCAGCATATTGTTCAGCGCAGTGCGGACTGCCTCGGTTTATCCATGGAAAAAGAAGGCGCGCTTGAAGTCGCTCGTCGAGCTCGAGGAACCCCACGTATTGCTAACCGTTTACTTCGTCGTGTTCGAGACTATGCAGAAGTGAAAGGTAATGGCCATATCTGTGCAGATATGGCTGACAAAGCATTGAATATGCTTGATGTCGACGTACAAGGCTTTGACTATATGGACAGAAAATTGCTGCTTGCCATTATGGAGAAGTTTGCTGGTGGTCCCGTTGGTTTGGATAACATGGCTGCGGCAATCGGAGAAGAAAAAGACACTATAGAGGATGTCTTAGAACCTTACTTGATTCAACAAGGATACTTACAAAGAACACCCAGAGGTCGCATTGCTACTGACAGAGCGTATTTACATTTCGGTATTGAAAAATAA
- the cydA gene encoding cytochrome ubiquinol oxidase subunit I: MIDVVDLSRLQFALTAMYHFLFVPLTLGMAFLLAIMESLYVMTDKQIYKDMTKFWGKLFGINFVLGVATGLTMEFQFGTNWSYYSHYVGDIFGAPLAIEALVAFFLESTFVGLFFFGWDRLTKRQHLAVTWLVALGSNFSALWILVANGWMQNPVGAEFNFETMRMEMVSFAEVVLNPVAQVKFVHTVASGYTTGAMFVLGISGYYLLKGRDKAFARRSFAIAASFGMASILSVIVLGDESGYELGEVQKVKLAAVEAEWHTEPAPASFTLFGIPNQDTMHTDYAIKIPYVMGIIATRSIDEQVTGLRDLREEHVDRIRNGMYAYGLLEKLREGDKSEENMAAFDEVKGDLGYGLLLKRYTENVVDASEDQIQAAADDSIPTVWPLFWSFRIMVACGFIMLFVFGAAFVQTCRQKIEQKPWVLKAALLSIPLPWIAIEAGWFVAEFGRQPWAVGEILPVDVAASALTAGEIWTSLFAILGLYTVFLIAEVYLMLKFARKGPSSLKTGRYHFEQDINSVEDKVSRQVDA; this comes from the coding sequence ATGATTGATGTCGTCGATCTGTCGCGGTTGCAGTTTGCACTGACTGCGATGTATCACTTCCTCTTTGTACCATTGACTCTCGGTATGGCGTTCCTACTAGCCATTATGGAGTCTTTGTACGTAATGACGGACAAGCAAATTTATAAGGATATGACTAAGTTTTGGGGCAAGCTTTTTGGGATAAACTTTGTTCTGGGCGTTGCCACGGGTTTAACCATGGAGTTCCAGTTTGGTACTAACTGGTCATATTATTCTCACTACGTCGGCGATATTTTTGGGGCTCCGCTCGCCATTGAAGCTTTGGTGGCTTTCTTCCTTGAATCAACGTTTGTTGGCCTGTTCTTCTTTGGTTGGGATCGACTGACCAAACGACAGCACCTTGCCGTCACTTGGTTAGTCGCTCTTGGATCGAACTTCTCTGCTCTTTGGATTCTGGTTGCAAACGGGTGGATGCAAAACCCAGTAGGTGCAGAATTCAACTTTGAAACCATGCGGATGGAAATGGTGAGTTTTGCTGAAGTGGTCCTTAACCCTGTCGCTCAAGTTAAGTTCGTTCATACTGTTGCTTCTGGCTACACCACTGGTGCAATGTTTGTTCTGGGTATTAGTGGTTATTACTTGCTTAAAGGACGTGATAAAGCTTTTGCTCGTCGTTCGTTCGCGATAGCTGCATCCTTTGGTATGGCGTCAATTCTGTCCGTGATTGTGCTTGGTGATGAATCCGGTTATGAACTAGGTGAAGTGCAGAAAGTAAAACTGGCTGCAGTTGAAGCTGAGTGGCATACAGAGCCTGCGCCAGCATCATTCACATTGTTTGGCATACCAAACCAAGACACAATGCATACTGATTACGCAATAAAGATCCCTTATGTTATGGGTATCATTGCGACACGTTCTATTGATGAGCAAGTTACAGGGCTTCGTGATTTGAGAGAAGAACATGTGGACAGAATCCGTAATGGTATGTATGCCTACGGTTTGTTGGAAAAACTGCGTGAAGGTGATAAATCGGAAGAAAACATGGCGGCCTTTGATGAAGTTAAAGGTGATTTGGGCTATGGCTTGTTACTTAAACGTTATACAGAAAATGTGGTAGATGCCTCTGAAGACCAAATTCAAGCCGCAGCTGATGATTCGATTCCTACCGTATGGCCGCTGTTCTGGTCGTTTAGAATCATGGTTGCGTGTGGCTTCATTATGTTATTTGTCTTTGGCGCTGCATTTGTCCAAACATGTCGTCAGAAAATTGAGCAGAAGCCATGGGTTCTTAAAGCGGCTTTGTTGAGTATCCCTCTACCTTGGATAGCAATTGAAGCCGGATGGTTTGTTGCTGAGTTTGGCCGTCAGCCATGGGCTGTGGGGGAAATCCTTCCTGTGGATGTGGCAGCGTCTGCTTTGACCGCTGGAGAAATCTGGACGTCTTTGTTTGCAATTTTAGGCCTATACACTGTGTTCTTAATTGCTGAAGTTTACCTCATGCTTAAATTTGCCCGTAAAGGCCCGAGCAGTTTAAAAACGGGACGTTATCATTTTGAGCAGGATATCAATTCTGTTGAAGATAAAGTCAGCCGCCAAGTTGACGCGTAA
- the cydB gene encoding cytochrome d ubiquinol oxidase subunit II translates to MFDYEILRLIWWVLIGVLLVGFAVTDGFDMGVGALVPVIGKTDSERRVMINSIAPHWEGNQVWLVTAGGALFAAWPLVYATSFSGFYLAMILTLAALWLRPLGLAYRSKIEDEKWRSTWDVCISVSGFVPPVIFGVAFGNLLQGVPFQLTDFLMPTYHGSFFELLNPFALLCGLVSLFMIIMQGATWLQLKTTDAVHARSRSVAQIMGLLTVAAFVAAGFWIQSIEGYVITSVMDHGAASNPLAKEVVREAGAWMNNFEQYPLMWAAPILGVVMSLITVIASRLDRGGIAFFASSVGNAGIIFTAGLAMFPFIMPSDLMPNHSLTMWDATSSELTLNLMTGVAFIMVPVILGYTSWTYYKMFGRLDNKFIEDNKDSLY, encoded by the coding sequence ATGTTTGATTATGAAATCTTACGACTTATCTGGTGGGTTTTGATCGGTGTTCTTCTGGTCGGCTTCGCAGTAACAGATGGCTTTGATATGGGTGTTGGCGCGCTGGTACCTGTGATTGGAAAAACAGATAGTGAAAGACGAGTGATGATCAACTCTATCGCTCCGCACTGGGAAGGTAACCAAGTGTGGCTTGTTACCGCAGGTGGTGCGTTGTTCGCCGCATGGCCCTTGGTCTATGCCACTTCCTTTTCAGGTTTTTACCTTGCGATGATACTTACGCTGGCCGCTTTGTGGCTTCGCCCACTAGGCTTGGCGTATCGCTCAAAAATTGAAGACGAGAAGTGGCGTTCAACATGGGACGTGTGTATTTCAGTCAGTGGATTTGTCCCTCCAGTTATTTTCGGTGTGGCTTTTGGTAACCTGCTTCAAGGGGTTCCTTTCCAACTGACAGACTTTTTAATGCCAACATACCACGGTTCTTTCTTTGAATTGCTCAACCCATTTGCACTGCTTTGTGGCTTAGTCAGCTTGTTTATGATCATTATGCAAGGTGCAACTTGGCTACAACTTAAAACAACGGATGCCGTGCATGCTCGTTCGCGCAGTGTTGCGCAGATTATGGGTTTATTGACGGTTGCAGCTTTTGTCGCTGCTGGCTTTTGGATTCAAAGTATTGAAGGGTATGTGATTACCAGCGTAATGGACCATGGTGCGGCATCGAATCCATTAGCAAAAGAAGTTGTTCGTGAGGCTGGTGCGTGGATGAACAATTTTGAGCAATATCCACTTATGTGGGCTGCGCCAATCTTGGGAGTGGTTATGTCCTTGATCACTGTGATTGCCTCACGTCTTGATCGTGGTGGTATCGCCTTCTTTGCTTCAAGTGTAGGGAACGCGGGCATTATTTTCACGGCTGGCTTAGCAATGTTCCCATTCATCATGCCCTCGGATTTAATGCCTAACCACAGTTTAACCATGTGGGATGCGACCTCGTCTGAGCTGACGCTCAACTTAATGACAGGCGTTGCCTTTATCATGGTACCTGTGATCCTCGGCTATACCTCATGGACATACTACAAAATGTTCGGGCGTCTAGATAATAAGTTTATCGAAGACAACAAAGATTCACTGTACTAA
- the cydX gene encoding cytochrome bd-I oxidase subunit CydX, translating into MWYFAWILGVLLACAFGIINALWLEHTEMMDKDSE; encoded by the coding sequence ATGTGGTATTTCGCGTGGATTTTGGGAGTATTACTGGCTTGTGCATTTGGCATCATTAATGCGCTTTGGTTAGAGCATACTGAAATGATGGATAAAGACAGTGAATAG
- the ybgE gene encoding cyd operon protein YbgE, with translation MNSIAERVAKLHAPLDKVLFRALSLILGFYHVALLMWDPKLYADQIGGFNAVVSPLMIWAMCSSMVFGLNFKPRNLCWQVLFSPYFSISILSYLTMARLF, from the coding sequence GTGAATAGTATTGCCGAGCGAGTGGCTAAGCTGCATGCTCCGTTGGATAAAGTTCTGTTTAGAGCTTTATCTTTGATACTTGGTTTTTATCACGTGGCCCTCCTTATGTGGGATCCAAAACTGTATGCTGATCAAATTGGCGGATTCAACGCAGTTGTTTCGCCACTCATGATTTGGGCAATGTGTTCGAGTATGGTTTTTGGCTTGAATTTCAAGCCAAGGAATTTGTGCTGGCAAGTTCTGTTTAGTCCTTATTTTTCTATATCGATCCTTTCATATTTAACTATGGCTAGGCTTTTCTAA
- the ybgC gene encoding tol-pal system-associated acyl-CoA thioesterase: protein MDINQPVFELPVTVYYEDTDIGGLAYHANYLKYFERCRSEWLTHIGVSQTSLKEQNTIFVVRHVEIDFLQGARLEDRLIVKATVAKAQKASVTFCQEIVNHDGDILCKAMVKVACIDSEKMKPIAFPQNIIMELTQSDR, encoded by the coding sequence GTGGACATCAACCAACCTGTATTCGAACTCCCTGTGACTGTCTATTACGAAGATACTGACATAGGAGGTCTGGCTTATCATGCCAATTATCTAAAGTACTTCGAACGTTGCCGCTCTGAATGGTTAACCCATATTGGTGTCAGCCAAACAAGCCTGAAGGAACAAAACACTATTTTTGTAGTCCGACATGTGGAAATAGACTTTTTACAAGGTGCCCGACTAGAGGATCGCTTAATCGTTAAAGCGACTGTTGCAAAGGCTCAGAAAGCCTCAGTTACCTTCTGTCAGGAGATCGTAAATCATGATGGAGATATATTGTGTAAAGCAATGGTTAAGGTAGCATGCATCGATAGCGAAAAAATGAAGCCGATAGCTTTTCCTCAAAACATTATTATGGAGTTAACTCAAAGTGACCGCTGA
- the tolQ gene encoding protein TolQ, translating into MTADISMLDLFLQAGLLVKIVMLTLLGMSIVSWAMIIKRSKVLSQAAKGAETFEDQFWSGADLAALYQNAKKRKDDISGTEEIFYSGFTEFARLRKTNSESPDFIMEGTGRAMRVAVAREVDELETNLPFLATVGSISPYIGLFGTVWGIMHAFIALGEVKQATLAMVAPGIAEALVATAMGLFAAIPAVMAYNRLSNKVGKLEHSYATFSEEFHSILHRQAMAGRDSASRG; encoded by the coding sequence GTGACCGCTGATATTTCAATGCTTGATTTATTTCTTCAAGCAGGCCTCTTAGTAAAAATAGTGATGCTTACGTTGTTGGGCATGTCTATCGTTTCTTGGGCGATGATCATTAAACGCAGTAAAGTTTTGTCTCAAGCTGCAAAAGGCGCTGAAACTTTTGAGGATCAATTTTGGTCAGGTGCAGACCTTGCGGCTCTTTATCAAAATGCCAAAAAGCGCAAAGACGACATTAGTGGAACCGAGGAAATCTTTTACTCGGGCTTTACCGAATTTGCACGTTTAAGAAAAACTAATTCGGAGTCGCCTGATTTTATTATGGAAGGTACAGGCCGTGCGATGCGAGTCGCGGTTGCTCGTGAAGTCGATGAGTTGGAAACCAACTTGCCATTTCTTGCCACTGTTGGATCTATTAGTCCATATATCGGCTTATTCGGCACCGTTTGGGGTATTATGCATGCCTTTATTGCCTTGGGCGAAGTCAAGCAAGCGACCCTAGCTATGGTTGCGCCAGGTATTGCAGAGGCACTGGTTGCGACTGCCATGGGTTTGTTTGCTGCAATTCCGGCCGTCATGGCCTATAACCGATTAAGCAACAAAGTCGGTAAGTTAGAGCATAGCTATGCCACTTTCTCTGAAGAATTTCATAGCATCTTACACCGCCAAGCTATGGCTGGTCGTGATTCTGCCAGCAGGGGCTAA
- a CDS encoding ExbD/TolR family protein gives MAGYQPKKRKMTAEINVVPYIDVMLVLLIIFMVTSPFVTQGVDVELPKTSTAKPVSDLAGDTDASFIIVEIDREGNLGVSVNDEEVTRGLSLQDVIVRIKAELSLKPDSPVAVGGDAATPYAEVVLVLDELSRAGIPKVGLLTEIKE, from the coding sequence ATGGCTGGTTATCAACCTAAAAAACGCAAAATGACGGCAGAAATTAACGTTGTTCCCTACATTGACGTTATGTTGGTTCTGCTTATCATCTTTATGGTGACATCTCCTTTTGTCACTCAAGGTGTTGATGTAGAGTTACCTAAAACCTCAACTGCTAAGCCTGTTTCTGACCTTGCAGGTGACACTGATGCAAGTTTTATCATTGTTGAAATTGATCGAGAGGGTAATCTTGGCGTAAGCGTCAACGATGAAGAGGTGACTCGCGGACTTTCGTTACAAGACGTCATTGTTCGCATCAAGGCTGAACTATCACTTAAGCCTGATTCTCCTGTGGCTGTTGGTGGTGATGCTGCGACTCCGTATGCAGAAGTTGTGTTGGTTTTAGATGAATTAAGTCGAGCGGGGATCCCTAAGGTTGGCTTACTCACCGAGATAAAGGAATAA
- the tolA gene encoding cell envelope integrity protein TolA, with product MKDSKPKKKSGYAKSIVISVLLHALLVVALIWGTDFTMSKPEPSGKMVEAVVIDPSLVRQQAQQIRSQREAAAKKEQQRLDKLRRESEQLEKSRKAEEERIRKLKEQQAREAKAAREAEKVRQQKEKQRKAEELRVRQEKERAAKLEAERKAKEAAVAKAEKERIAREKAAQKAEKERVAKEKAAKEAAEKARKEKQRLERIEKERKEQEAALNNIFSGLETEAEHNSSARQQHVQSEAQKYGAIFKGLIEQNLLLEDSYRGKSCKVNLRLIPTGNGAIVGNLNILDGDSRLCSATKRAIAQVGTFPLPKEQDVINELKNINLTVEPES from the coding sequence ATGAAAGATAGTAAGCCGAAAAAAAAGAGTGGTTACGCTAAGTCGATAGTTATCTCTGTATTGCTACATGCATTGTTGGTGGTTGCCCTTATATGGGGGACAGATTTTACTATGTCTAAACCAGAGCCATCAGGCAAAATGGTTGAGGCGGTGGTGATTGATCCCAGCCTTGTTCGTCAGCAAGCCCAACAAATACGAAGCCAAAGAGAAGCCGCTGCAAAGAAAGAGCAACAACGCCTAGATAAATTGCGCCGTGAAAGTGAGCAATTAGAAAAGAGTCGCAAAGCAGAAGAAGAGCGTATCCGCAAGTTAAAGGAGCAGCAAGCCCGTGAAGCAAAAGCCGCTCGTGAAGCTGAGAAAGTAAGACAGCAAAAAGAAAAACAACGTAAAGCGGAGGAGCTGCGTGTTCGCCAAGAAAAAGAGCGGGCCGCTAAGCTAGAGGCGGAGCGGAAGGCTAAAGAAGCCGCTGTAGCGAAAGCGGAGAAAGAGAGAATCGCACGCGAAAAAGCGGCTCAAAAAGCAGAAAAAGAGCGGGTTGCCAAAGAAAAGGCAGCCAAAGAGGCGGCAGAAAAAGCTCGCAAAGAAAAACAGCGTCTGGAGCGAATAGAAAAAGAGCGCAAAGAGCAAGAAGCTGCGCTGAATAATATATTCTCTGGTTTGGAGACTGAAGCAGAGCACAATAGTTCAGCGCGCCAACAGCATGTTCAAAGTGAAGCTCAAAAGTATGGTGCCATTTTCAAAGGGCTTATTGAACAAAACTTGCTTTTGGAGGACAGCTATCGGGGAAAGTCCTGCAAAGTTAACTTACGCCTTATTCCAACGGGCAATGGTGCTATTGTGGGTAATTTGAATATACTCGATGGTGATAGCCGTTTGTGCTCGGCAACTAAGCGAGCTATTGCTCAGGTGGGGACGTTTCCGCTACCAAAAGAGCAAGATGTCATTAATGAATTAAAAAATATTAACTTAACTGTAGAACCTGAGTCATAA